One region of Brachybacterium saurashtrense genomic DNA includes:
- a CDS encoding MBL fold metallo-hydrolase — protein MLLERIYDEDLSQAGYFLGCQAQKTALVVDPRRDIQVYLDLAAHHGMTITAVVETHIHADFLSGTRELAAATGATAYVSGEGGEDWQYGFEAERLHDGQSIQLGNITVTARHTPGHTPEHLSYLVTDGAFADEPGYFLTGDFVFSGDLGRPDLLDEAVGMQDTRFAGAKQLFASLKSAFLTLPDHVQVFPGHGAGSACGKALGALPSTTVGYERKFAWWGPFLENDDEQGFIDELLDGQPDAHAYFARMKRQNTDGPALLGERPAPREVSTQELSAALADGSLALVDTRPVAEVHAGTVPGALSIPSLGKAATHIGWAFDPEADDAQLVVLAPDASTAAAYGDHFVRVGVDALTGYTPTLDGLDLTAPATVAPADLAALREEEPTAHLLDVRTRNEHAAGTVDDADQLSAGKVLFHPGDLPAKDAGRLITFCQSGLRNSVAAAALRRAGYDVVELEGSYNDWSQWAAAQHDLQTTGEDAR, from the coding sequence ATGCTTCTCGAACGGATCTACGACGAGGACCTGTCCCAGGCCGGATACTTCCTCGGCTGTCAGGCGCAGAAGACGGCGCTGGTGGTCGACCCGCGGCGCGACATCCAGGTCTACCTCGACCTCGCCGCCCATCACGGCATGACGATCACCGCCGTGGTCGAGACCCACATCCACGCCGACTTCCTCTCCGGCACCCGCGAGCTCGCCGCCGCCACCGGCGCCACGGCGTACGTCTCCGGCGAGGGCGGCGAGGACTGGCAGTACGGCTTCGAGGCGGAGCGCCTGCACGACGGCCAGTCGATCCAGCTGGGCAACATCACCGTCACCGCCCGCCACACCCCGGGCCACACCCCCGAGCACCTCAGCTACCTCGTCACCGACGGCGCCTTCGCGGACGAGCCCGGCTACTTCCTCACCGGCGACTTCGTCTTCTCCGGGGACCTGGGCCGCCCGGACCTCCTCGACGAGGCCGTGGGCATGCAGGACACCCGCTTCGCCGGCGCGAAGCAGCTGTTCGCCTCCCTGAAGAGCGCCTTCCTCACCCTCCCCGATCACGTGCAGGTGTTCCCCGGCCACGGCGCCGGCTCCGCCTGCGGCAAGGCGCTGGGCGCGCTGCCCTCCACCACGGTGGGCTACGAGCGGAAGTTCGCCTGGTGGGGCCCGTTCCTGGAGAACGACGACGAGCAGGGCTTCATCGACGAGCTGCTGGACGGCCAGCCCGACGCCCACGCCTACTTCGCCCGCATGAAGCGGCAGAACACCGACGGCCCCGCCCTGCTGGGCGAGCGTCCCGCCCCGCGCGAGGTCTCCACCCAGGAGCTCTCCGCCGCCCTCGCCGACGGCTCCCTCGCCCTGGTGGACACCCGGCCCGTGGCGGAGGTGCACGCCGGCACCGTGCCCGGTGCGCTGTCCATCCCGTCCCTCGGCAAGGCCGCCACCCACATCGGCTGGGCCTTCGACCCCGAGGCCGACGACGCCCAGCTGGTGGTGCTCGCGCCCGACGCCTCGACCGCCGCCGCCTACGGCGACCACTTCGTGCGGGTGGGCGTGGACGCGCTCACCGGCTACACCCCCACCCTGGACGGGCTGGACCTGACCGCCCCTGCCACCGTCGCCCCGGCGGACCTCGCCGCGCTGCGCGAGGAGGAGCCGACCGCGCACCTGCTGGACGTGCGCACCCGCAACGAGCACGCCGCCGGAACGGTGGACGACGCCGACCAGCTCTCCGCCGGCAAGGTGCTGTTCCACCCCGGCGACCTGCCCGCGAAGGACGCCGGCCGCCTGATCACCTTCTGCCAGTCCGGGCTGCGCAACTCCGTGGCCGCGGCCGCGCTGCGCCGCGCCGGCTACGACGTGGTGGAGCTGGAGGGCAGCTACAACGACTGGTCCCAGTGGGCCGCCGCCCAGCACGACCTGCAGACCACCGGAGAGGACGCCCGATGA
- a CDS encoding rhodanese-like domain-containing protein: MTATPTTRTVTPAELAHRLSADPELMVIDVRTPGEFETVHIPGSYNVPLDLLTAHTDTLAGRMGEHVVLVCRSGARAGKACEALQQSGLEGIDVLDGGIAAYQDAVGGVNRSGGRWAMDRQVRMTAGTLVLAGTVAGQLIHPRLGLFAGAIGAGLTYSALSDTCAMAALLAKMPWNRVSAEPTVETALVPDAVAAR; this comes from the coding sequence ATGACCGCCACCCCCACCACCCGCACCGTCACCCCTGCCGAGCTCGCCCACCGCCTCAGCGCGGACCCCGAGCTGATGGTGATCGACGTGCGCACCCCGGGCGAGTTCGAGACGGTGCACATCCCCGGCTCGTACAACGTGCCGCTGGACCTGCTCACCGCCCACACCGACACCCTCGCCGGGCGCATGGGCGAGCACGTGGTGCTGGTGTGCCGCTCCGGCGCCCGCGCCGGGAAGGCCTGCGAGGCGCTGCAGCAGTCCGGCCTGGAGGGCATCGACGTGCTCGACGGCGGCATCGCCGCCTACCAGGACGCCGTGGGCGGCGTGAACCGCAGCGGCGGGCGCTGGGCGATGGACCGCCAGGTGCGGATGACCGCCGGCACCCTGGTGCTCGCGGGCACTGTGGCCGGGCAGCTGATCCACCCCCGGCTGGGACTGTTCGCCGGCGCGATCGGCGCCGGGCTCACCTACTCGGCGCTCAGCGACACCTGCGCCATGGCCGCGCTGCTCGCCAAGATGCCGTGGAACCGCGTCTCCGCCGAGCCCACCGTGGAGACCGCGCTCGTGCCCGACGCCGTCGCGGCGCGCTGA
- a CDS encoding SdrD B-like domain-containing protein: MTSPRPGGGPAPGGLATARDRLSLRRGLAAVLTMTLALGTMLGLGAVAHALPAGISVTVTASGEEYQGVEVADVGDVYTLRLQYSEAVEPGSTVELELSENLTLPSVPAGNEAITSLERDADNPHLVRLTFADPWPAGVNQGVIGFDLTVDEVEHSALQEISWSIDGETSSRQIIVRTPGDEFENVTPWTGKGHAAGGLNGYVSVDAESGQVVLDDGIIGVPVDYWLQVDVDAPHSGYTITDQLPEGFSYVEDSFTAERTTWDESGLNRTTETGLAVTPSIEDRSFTTTMDLPGPSKTVLRYAATIADETARATVEALLQEAYETAVAQERESFSIGLVNTAAFGPDGDESSSTVWLSGQISGMTGPDHGATLAKQADWTDTQIATAEDGTLTPAQPITYSLDISLSEFDGSNSKRTLTQDVVLRDRLPAQISWLAEEADFLTAEGLTLQRLEELPGDGEDLSWQERADLLAQQEPGTYFVSGKELYLNVGQDPELSTSVQAKAQIETVEGLWANQNNPAETSYWLSNRAEAYTGGTTITADRGVTLREPNDSEGGFEDPNAFDKTTGAAPVEVDRGEPAEITYTFTVGADRGIDMRTSSIVDHLDPTVYEVTEEDLAGIRENLVGQYAWWVPMDGEHFELALDDEGDLVITLSEAGIALVDQYGADNRLTLDITLTTVPLVGKQTIDVENRATLFGADQEALYWAETTRDATSFGDEAEVRKTVRDTPNGQWTNNLRAEIGEDGELVQDLYVYNIALIPHGDYTGVPIIPVLDVLPAGVEFRGFVADDAVDAPENPSTEVQALRGNVQAVYQEPTDEAPQGTVVLEQQPGTVLDASQGAPSVNVLVEIVDFEVDVAIANVIGSTSAVITPTDGFPLAINKVDATDPEAVIDDPDSVFQVLDAAGDVVIDGAFVQDGALRVLDESGEVKNLKVSEAGTYTVREVTAPQGYEWTASTVSVTVAEDGTSQAVTFYNTPGETTPPAPGRVSVGDYVWVDEDNDGRQDEGEPGIAGVVLELTGPDGEPVTDVNGEPVGPTTTDENGAYTFENLPVLEEGQSYTVTIDREASAEPLAPYVPTLEGEGDREGDSSTWSASSEGLTEDGDRDPTLDFGFVTKTYAVGDYVWVDADNDGVQGDAEVLPGVMVTLFDGEGNELDSTTTDENGRYLFDELPAGDYQVGFTLTEEQAALYEFTAQDAGEDDAVDSDADPSTGLTAVFTLDGDNANLTTEYTDQEFSATQGIDPTWDAGVVLLPEPEPGRVSVGDYVWVDEDNDGRQDEGEPGIAGVVLELTGPDGEPVTDVNGEPVGPTTTDENGAYTFENLPVLEEGQSYTVTIDREASAEPLAPYVPTLEGEGDREGDSSTWSASSEGLTEDGDRDPTLDFGFVTKTYAVGDYVWVDADNDGVQGDAEVLPGVMVTLFDGEGNELDSTTTDENGRYLFDELPAGDYQVGFTLTEEQAALYEFTAQDAGEDDAVDSDADPSTGLTAVFTLDGDNANLTTEYTDQEFSATQGIDPTWDAGVVLLPEPEPGRVSVGDYVWVDEDNDGRQDEGEPGIAGVVLELTGPDGEPVTDVNGEPVGPTTTDENGAYTFENLPVLEEGQSYTVTIDREASAEPLAPYVPTLEGEGDREGDSSTWSASSEGLTEDGDRDPTLDFGFVLDEQPTEPEESGRVSVGDYVWVDENNDGLQTEGEPGIPGVVLGLTGPDGEPVIDVHGSPVGPVTTDENGFYTFEDLPVLEEGQSYTVTIDREPSAEQLSPYVPTIETEGDRENDSSTWSASSEGLTEDGDRDPTLDFGFVLDEQPTEPEEPTEPEEPTDPVEPTEPTEPTEPTDPVEPTEPTEPTEPTDPVEPTEPTEPVEPTKPAEPGEPTPAPESGEEPAGTDSPASLARTGVEVAGLLGVALMLVIAGAALLRHRHAGQKD; this comes from the coding sequence TCGACCGTCGAGCTCGAGCTGAGCGAGAACCTCACGCTGCCGTCCGTCCCCGCCGGCAACGAGGCCATCACCTCCCTCGAGAGGGACGCGGACAACCCCCACCTGGTGCGCCTGACCTTCGCCGATCCGTGGCCGGCCGGCGTGAACCAGGGCGTGATCGGCTTCGACCTCACGGTCGACGAGGTCGAGCACAGCGCGCTGCAGGAGATCTCCTGGAGCATCGACGGCGAGACCAGCAGCCGGCAGATCATCGTGCGCACCCCCGGTGACGAGTTCGAGAACGTCACCCCGTGGACCGGCAAGGGCCATGCCGCCGGCGGGCTGAACGGGTACGTGAGCGTCGATGCCGAGAGCGGCCAGGTGGTGCTGGACGACGGCATCATCGGGGTGCCCGTCGACTACTGGCTGCAGGTGGACGTGGACGCCCCGCACAGCGGCTACACGATCACCGATCAGCTGCCCGAGGGGTTCTCCTACGTGGAGGACTCCTTCACCGCCGAGCGCACCACCTGGGACGAGTCCGGCCTGAACCGGACCACCGAGACGGGCCTGGCGGTGACCCCGAGCATCGAGGACCGCTCCTTCACCACCACGATGGACCTGCCCGGCCCGTCGAAGACGGTGCTGCGCTACGCGGCGACCATCGCCGACGAGACCGCGCGCGCCACGGTCGAGGCGCTCCTCCAGGAGGCCTACGAGACCGCGGTCGCGCAGGAGCGCGAGAGCTTCTCCATCGGCCTGGTGAACACGGCGGCCTTCGGCCCGGACGGGGACGAGTCCTCCTCCACCGTGTGGCTCTCCGGCCAGATCAGCGGGATGACCGGGCCGGACCACGGCGCGACGCTCGCCAAGCAGGCCGACTGGACCGACACCCAGATCGCCACCGCCGAGGACGGCACCCTGACCCCGGCGCAGCCGATCACCTACAGCCTGGACATCTCTTTGTCCGAGTTCGACGGCAGCAACAGCAAGCGCACCCTCACCCAGGACGTGGTGCTGCGCGACCGGCTCCCCGCCCAGATCTCCTGGCTGGCGGAGGAGGCGGACTTCCTCACCGCGGAGGGGCTCACCCTGCAGCGGCTCGAGGAGCTGCCCGGGGACGGCGAGGACCTGAGCTGGCAGGAGCGCGCCGATCTGCTGGCGCAGCAGGAGCCGGGCACGTACTTCGTCTCCGGCAAGGAGCTGTACCTCAACGTGGGCCAGGACCCCGAGCTGTCCACGAGCGTGCAGGCGAAGGCTCAGATCGAGACCGTCGAGGGTCTGTGGGCGAACCAGAACAACCCCGCGGAGACCTCGTACTGGCTGAGCAACCGCGCCGAGGCCTACACCGGAGGGACCACCATCACCGCGGATCGCGGGGTGACCCTGCGCGAGCCGAACGACAGCGAGGGCGGCTTCGAGGACCCGAACGCCTTCGACAAGACCACCGGGGCGGCCCCGGTGGAGGTGGATCGCGGTGAGCCCGCGGAGATCACCTACACCTTCACCGTGGGCGCGGACCGCGGGATCGACATGCGCACCAGCAGCATCGTCGACCACCTCGACCCGACCGTCTACGAGGTCACCGAGGAGGATCTGGCGGGGATCCGCGAGAACCTGGTGGGGCAGTACGCCTGGTGGGTGCCGATGGACGGCGAGCACTTCGAGCTCGCGCTGGACGACGAGGGCGATCTGGTGATCACCCTGTCCGAGGCCGGTATCGCCCTGGTGGACCAGTACGGCGCGGACAACCGGCTCACCCTGGACATCACGCTGACCACGGTGCCGTTGGTGGGCAAGCAGACCATCGACGTCGAGAACCGCGCCACCCTGTTCGGCGCGGACCAGGAGGCCCTGTACTGGGCCGAGACCACCCGCGACGCCACCTCCTTCGGTGACGAGGCGGAGGTGCGCAAGACGGTGCGCGACACCCCGAACGGGCAGTGGACCAACAACCTGCGCGCCGAGATTGGCGAGGACGGCGAACTGGTCCAGGACCTGTACGTCTACAACATCGCCCTGATCCCGCACGGCGACTACACCGGCGTGCCGATCATCCCCGTGCTGGACGTGCTGCCGGCCGGCGTGGAGTTCCGCGGCTTCGTCGCCGACGACGCGGTGGACGCGCCGGAGAACCCCTCCACCGAGGTGCAGGCGCTGCGCGGCAACGTGCAGGCGGTCTACCAGGAGCCGACCGACGAGGCGCCCCAGGGCACCGTGGTGCTCGAGCAGCAGCCCGGCACCGTGCTCGACGCCTCCCAGGGCGCGCCTTCCGTGAACGTGCTGGTCGAGATCGTCGACTTCGAGGTGGACGTCGCGATCGCGAACGTTATCGGCTCGACCTCCGCCGTCATCACCCCGACCGACGGCTTCCCGCTGGCGATCAACAAGGTCGACGCGACGGACCCCGAGGCCGTGATCGACGATCCCGACTCGGTGTTCCAGGTGCTCGATGCCGCCGGTGACGTGGTGATCGACGGGGCCTTCGTGCAGGACGGCGCGCTGCGCGTGCTCGACGAGAGCGGCGAGGTGAAGAACCTCAAGGTGAGCGAGGCCGGCACCTACACCGTGCGCGAGGTCACCGCCCCGCAAGGTTACGAGTGGACCGCGAGCACCGTCTCGGTCACCGTGGCGGAGGACGGCACCTCCCAGGCCGTCACCTTCTACAACACCCCCGGCGAGACCACGCCTCCCGCGCCGGGTCGTGTCTCCGTGGGCGACTACGTGTGGGTCGACGAGGACAACGACGGCCGTCAGGACGAGGGTGAGCCGGGGATCGCCGGTGTGGTGCTCGAGCTGACCGGTCCGGATGGCGAGCCCGTCACGGATGTGAACGGTGAGCCGGTCGGGCCGACCACCACGGACGAGAACGGTGCCTACACCTTCGAGAATCTTCCGGTTCTGGAGGAGGGGCAGTCCTACACGGTGACGATCGATCGTGAGGCCTCGGCGGAGCCGCTGGCGCCGTACGTGCCGACGCTGGAGGGTGAGGGTGATCGCGAGGGCGATTCCTCGACCTGGTCCGCTTCCTCGGAGGGTCTGACGGAGGATGGCGATCGTGATCCGACGCTGGACTTCGGGTTCGTCACCAAGACCTATGCCGTGGGTGACTACGTGTGGGTCGATGCGGACAACGACGGTGTACAGGGCGATGCCGAGGTGCTGCCCGGTGTGATGGTGACGCTGTTCGATGGTGAGGGCAACGAGCTCGACTCGACCACCACCGACGAGAACGGCCGCTACCTGTTCGATGAGCTGCCGGCGGGTGACTACCAGGTGGGCTTCACCCTCACCGAGGAGCAGGCCGCGCTGTACGAGTTCACCGCGCAGGATGCGGGCGAGGACGACGCGGTCGATTCGGATGCGGATCCGTCCACCGGTCTGACCGCCGTGTTCACCCTGGACGGTGACAACGCGAACCTGACCACGGAGTACACCGACCAGGAGTTCTCCGCCACGCAGGGCATCGATCCGACGTGGGATGCCGGTGTGGTGCTCCTTCCGGAGCCCGAGCCGGGTCGTGTCTCCGTGGGCGACTACGTGTGGGTCGACGAGGACAACGACGGCCGTCAGGACGAGGGTGAGCCGGGGATCGCCGGTGTGGTGCTCGAGCTGACCGGTCCGGATGGCGAGCCCGTCACGGATGTGAACGGTGAGCCGGTCGGGCCGACCACCACGGACGAGAACGGTGCCTACACCTTCGAGAATCTTCCGGTTCTGGAGGAGGGGCAGTCCTACACGGTGACGATCGATCGTGAGGCCTCGGCGGAGCCGCTGGCGCCGTACGTGCCGACGCTGGAGGGTGAGGGTGATCGCGAGGGCGATTCCTCGACCTGGTCCGCTTCCTCGGAGGGTCTGACGGAGGATGGCGATCGTGATCCGACGCTGGACTTCGGGTTCGTCACCAAGACCTATGCCGTGGGTGACTACGTGTGGGTCGATGCGGACAACGACGGTGTACAGGGCGATGCCGAGGTGCTGCCCGGTGTGATGGTGACGCTGTTCGATGGTGAGGGCAACGAGCTCGACTCGACCACCACCGACGAGAACGGCCGCTACCTGTTCGATGAGCTGCCGGCGGGTGACTACCAGGTGGGCTTCACCCTCACCGAGGAGCAGGCCGCGCTGTACGAGTTCACCGCGCAGGATGCGGGCGAGGACGACGCGGTCGATTCGGATGCGGATCCGTCCACCGGTCTGACCGCCGTGTTCACCCTGGACGGTGACAACGCGAACCTGACCACGGAGTACACCGACCAGGAGTTCTCCGCCACGCAGGGCATCGATCCGACGTGGGATGCCGGTGTGGTGCTCCTTCCGGAGCCCGAGCCGGGTCGTGTCTCCGTGGGCGACTACGTGTGGGTCGACGAGGACAACGACGGCCGTCAGGACGAGGGTGAGCCGGGGATCGCCGGTGTGGTGCTCGAGCTGACCGGTCCGGATGGCGAGCCCGTCACGGATGTGAACGGTGAGCCGGTCGGGCCGACCACCACGGACGAGAACGGTGCCTACACCTTCGAGAATCTTCCGGTTCTGGAGGAGGGGCAGTCCTACACGGTGACGATCGATCGTGAGGCCTCGGCGGAGCCGCTGGCGCCGTACGTGCCGACGCTGGAGGGTGAGGGTGATCGCGAGGGCGATTCCTCGACCTGGTCCGCTTCCTCGGAGGGTCTGACGGAGGATGGCGATCGTGATCCGACGCTGGACTTCGGCTTCGTCCTCGACGAGCAGCCGACCGAGCCCGAGGAGTCGGGTCGTGTCTCCGTGGGCGACTACGTGTGGGTCGACGAGAACAACGACGGCCTCCAGACCGAGGGCGAGCCGGGGATCCCCGGCGTGGTGCTCGGGCTGACCGGTCCCGACGGCGAGCCCGTCATCGATGTCCACGGATCCCCCGTGGGACCGGTGACCACCGATGAGAACGGCTTCTACACCTTCGAGGACCTCCCGGTGCTGGAGGAGGGGCAGTCCTACACGGTGACGATCGATCGTGAGCCCTCGGCGGAGCAGCTGTCTCCGTACGTGCCGACGATCGAGACGGAGGGTGATCGTGAGAACGATTCCTCGACCTGGTCCGCCTCCTCGGAGGGTCTGACAGAGGACGGCGATCGTGATCCGACGCTGGACTTCGGCTTCGTCCTCGACGAGCAGCCGACCGAGCCCGAGGAGCCGACCGAGCCCGAGGAGCCGACGGATCCGGTCGAGCCGACCGAGCCGACGGAGCCCACGGAGCCGACGGATCCGGTCGAGCCGACCGAGCCGACGGAGCCCACGGAGCCGACGGATCCGGTCGAGCCGACCGAGCCGACGGAACCGGTCGAGCCGACGAAGCCGGCCGAGCCGGGGGAGCCGACCCCGGCCCCTGAGTCCGGTGAGGAACCCGCCGGGACCGACAGCCCCGCCAGCCTCGCACGCACCGGTGTCGAGGTGGCTGGCCTGCTGGGAGTCGCACTGATGCTGGTCATCGCCGGCGCAGCTCTCCTCCGGCACCGTCACGCGGGCCAGAAGGACTGA